Proteins co-encoded in one Waddlia chondrophila WSU 86-1044 genomic window:
- a CDS encoding AAA family ATPase — MTVRIKSDTSHSLEGIETDGQHLEVPQFKKLPVQKALEIQPVSELSLKKKNVVLLNELDFIQIFGEVGLDSPKYLQIAGQIFRVALAVIDQGRIGMADFQMDSVAEGIYSTTNYRGISASPYEISEHIPFAIGKLEVEIDDEATPFSKDHQCIISVNDVQHHLKKMLKNEVITRNKTLILTLPQGAFKITIRAIHPAEETIVSDTAFGTLQRDTELAIIPKLSPHVIITDHIYREEVERMDFQLSVTKRSQFASHSMFPVCISQEEIMMEIRNRFKNRVVAKEAEFTIHHSNGWDITVKFSEGILAEDGKSKRELPLFDYTPGFILSEETPIRLKKSSSILLSEGEPKPAEKITFKIFDLPGVQKVDIDHEKELWIALEELKQAILKLDRPFAVGEMFEVSLSSGSFYIETIKAQSLEGTGELKRKTTEPLWLVKKETDIQIATEKELNLNVLKDHSIHPIKRASIQIKSEKIPEKGLQITFDQLKKLALTQAPKRLVENHIFSVITEDRDRLEFKVLRTMFGESVEKTDEVSVFGVLKENSEIDFSTSPSEKLTVVEQVHSENLKAMRFSMRASKQSDLGKHDNPPIIINRMELTRLIREELAKHPYITEGFSKSFSFDNGWDIEVTFRKGLLKKSGPHAQSSRSLKEGYAIQEETEVLLEGGAQLIALTQGSPISAARVHLEIISIKEDFTTEDTSLEKGSWINVEELKRELLEKGRPLVIGEKIFVHLKTGQYIVEVKSAKPKDRKAKLPKKRRETIWQLSEETKVSAMVDSSLDLTPIDNGKIYPLEKIKFIVFPKKSGEHISIKEGEIKKALMEVLPDQLIRGQILKLETKNNHTLFVQIEEVKLKNEVSSINKEKIFTAITPETEILFRGKEKTSIAIRSEPKVLEVEDPIAYLEDLGMAGIDKEFEQAFRIFYSRSDRLIEEARRRGTKPIKGILFYGPPGTGKTTLARHVGDMLGCSGERLQLITATEMFNMWFGKSEENIRELFEPAREAQKKYGNKSPLYIVIIDEIDALLPQRGGSVNKVRDSLVNQFLGEIDGLNELNNLLVIGLTNRKNEIDPAALRHGRLGVHIEIGLPTKTARRKIFEVHTRKLAKEGLLHESVNLDVLAEKTDKLPGAAIEGIVESASLFSLARLSKLKCPKEELSTHPEGMVTMEDFEKALKEQTQEKEIPESIRHLYI; from the coding sequence ATGACAGTAAGAATAAAATCAGACACATCGCATTCTTTAGAAGGAATAGAAACAGATGGTCAACATCTTGAAGTCCCTCAGTTCAAGAAACTCCCTGTGCAAAAAGCTCTAGAAATACAGCCTGTTTCAGAGCTTTCTTTGAAGAAAAAAAATGTCGTCTTGCTAAATGAGCTGGATTTTATCCAAATTTTTGGAGAAGTCGGCTTAGACTCTCCCAAATATCTCCAGATTGCCGGCCAAATTTTCCGGGTTGCTCTAGCAGTCATTGATCAAGGACGCATAGGAATGGCTGATTTTCAAATGGATTCAGTTGCCGAAGGGATCTACAGCACCACTAATTACCGTGGAATTAGTGCCTCCCCATACGAGATATCTGAGCACATCCCTTTCGCAATCGGAAAATTGGAAGTCGAAATCGATGATGAGGCAACCCCTTTTAGCAAAGATCACCAATGCATTATTTCTGTAAACGACGTTCAGCACCATCTGAAAAAAATGCTGAAAAATGAGGTCATCACACGCAATAAAACGTTGATTCTGACGCTTCCACAAGGAGCTTTTAAGATCACAATTCGTGCGATTCATCCGGCGGAGGAAACAATAGTTTCCGATACAGCTTTCGGAACTCTTCAGCGAGACACTGAATTGGCCATTATCCCGAAATTGTCTCCACACGTAATCATAACTGATCACATTTATCGAGAAGAGGTGGAGCGCATGGATTTTCAGTTATCGGTAACTAAACGCTCTCAATTTGCTTCTCATTCAATGTTTCCCGTTTGCATTTCGCAAGAAGAAATCATGATGGAAATTAGAAATCGATTTAAAAACCGTGTTGTGGCTAAAGAAGCTGAATTCACGATCCATCACTCCAATGGCTGGGATATCACAGTCAAATTCAGCGAGGGGATATTAGCTGAAGATGGAAAGAGTAAGCGCGAGCTGCCTTTGTTCGACTACACTCCTGGATTTATCTTGTCGGAGGAGACTCCGATCCGTCTAAAAAAATCATCCAGCATTCTTTTAAGTGAAGGAGAGCCCAAACCTGCTGAAAAAATCACATTTAAAATTTTTGATCTTCCAGGAGTTCAGAAAGTGGATATCGACCACGAAAAGGAGCTTTGGATCGCCTTAGAAGAGCTTAAACAGGCAATCTTGAAACTTGATCGTCCTTTTGCTGTTGGCGAAATGTTTGAAGTTTCTCTTTCTTCGGGCAGCTTCTACATCGAAACGATTAAAGCTCAAAGTTTAGAAGGAACAGGTGAGCTAAAGCGGAAAACAACCGAACCGCTCTGGTTAGTCAAAAAGGAGACAGACATTCAAATCGCCACAGAAAAAGAACTCAATCTCAATGTGCTCAAAGATCACAGCATTCATCCGATCAAGCGAGCATCAATTCAGATTAAATCGGAGAAAATTCCCGAAAAAGGGTTGCAAATCACTTTCGACCAACTAAAGAAACTAGCTCTTACACAAGCACCGAAACGGCTTGTAGAAAATCATATTTTCTCAGTAATAACAGAAGATAGAGATCGGCTGGAATTCAAAGTCCTGCGCACCATGTTTGGCGAATCCGTTGAAAAAACGGATGAAGTATCGGTTTTCGGAGTTCTCAAAGAAAACTCTGAAATAGATTTTTCCACATCTCCATCCGAAAAATTAACCGTGGTTGAGCAAGTGCACTCCGAAAATCTCAAAGCAATGCGCTTTTCCATGCGCGCTTCTAAACAAAGCGATCTGGGTAAGCATGACAATCCTCCAATAATTATTAACCGAATGGAGCTGACTCGTCTTATTAGAGAAGAATTAGCCAAACACCCCTACATTACAGAAGGGTTCAGCAAATCCTTTTCGTTCGATAACGGATGGGATATCGAAGTCACCTTCCGCAAAGGATTATTGAAGAAAAGCGGTCCGCATGCCCAGTCGTCTCGCTCTCTGAAGGAAGGTTACGCGATTCAAGAGGAGACAGAAGTGCTTCTTGAAGGAGGAGCCCAACTGATTGCCCTTACTCAAGGAAGCCCTATCTCAGCAGCGAGAGTGCATTTAGAAATTATTTCTATAAAAGAGGATTTTACGACAGAGGATACTTCTCTTGAAAAGGGGTCTTGGATCAACGTAGAAGAGTTGAAAAGAGAACTGTTGGAAAAGGGCCGGCCTTTGGTCATCGGAGAGAAAATTTTCGTTCATCTCAAAACCGGACAGTACATTGTGGAAGTTAAATCAGCAAAGCCAAAAGATCGCAAAGCAAAGCTGCCTAAAAAAAGAAGAGAAACGATTTGGCAGCTTTCTGAAGAGACAAAAGTCAGCGCAATGGTTGATTCCTCTTTGGATCTGACGCCAATCGATAATGGGAAGATTTATCCTTTGGAGAAAATTAAGTTCATCGTCTTCCCAAAAAAATCGGGAGAACACATCTCGATTAAGGAAGGGGAAATCAAAAAAGCATTAATGGAAGTTCTTCCAGACCAACTAATCAGAGGGCAAATCCTTAAGTTGGAAACAAAGAACAACCATACTCTCTTTGTTCAAATTGAAGAAGTGAAGCTGAAAAATGAAGTCTCTTCGATCAATAAGGAGAAAATTTTCACTGCCATCACTCCAGAAACGGAAATCCTTTTCCGAGGCAAGGAAAAAACAAGCATTGCCATCCGTTCCGAGCCTAAAGTACTGGAAGTAGAAGATCCTATCGCTTACCTGGAAGATCTCGGAATGGCAGGTATCGATAAAGAGTTTGAGCAAGCCTTTCGCATCTTTTACTCTCGCAGTGATCGACTTATTGAAGAAGCACGCAGAAGAGGGACAAAGCCGATTAAAGGGATTCTGTTTTACGGTCCTCCAGGCACAGGGAAAACAACTCTCGCACGTCATGTAGGCGATATGCTTGGATGCTCCGGAGAACGTCTGCAATTGATTACGGCAACAGAAATGTTCAACATGTGGTTCGGAAAATCCGAAGAAAACATTCGAGAGCTCTTTGAACCTGCACGGGAAGCGCAGAAAAAATACGGCAACAAGAGCCCGCTTTACATCGTTATTATCGATGAAATCGACGCTCTCCTTCCTCAAAGAGGCGGATCTGTTAATAAAGTGCGCGACAGTCTTGTCAACCAATTCCTCGGTGAAATTGATGGATTGAATGAATTAAACAATTTGCTGGTCATTGGGCTGACCAATAGAAAAAACGAGATCGATCCAGCAGCGCTTCGTCACGGGCGGTTAGGGGTTCACATTGAAATCGGCCTGCCTACTAAAACTGCTCGCCGAAAGATTTTCGAGGTACACACACGCAAACTGGCAAAAGAGGGACTGCTTCACGAGAGTGTCAATTTAGATGTTTTAGCTGAAAAAACCGATAAGCTTCCAGGAGCTGCAATTGAAGGAATTGTGGAGTCTGCTTCTCTCTTTTCTCTTGCACGCCTTAGCAAACTGAAATGTCCCAAGGAAGAACTGAGCACCCATCCTGAAGGTATGGTCACAATGGAGGATTTTGAAAAGGCTTTGAAGGAGCAAACTCAGGAAAAAGAGATCCCTGAAAGCATCCGCCACCTCTATATATGA
- a CDS encoding F-box protein, which translates to MMIDFESISWIVPKEQDHQSLSESPFSMIPEPIILKIFKKIGEENLNRASSVCHLFHRISYDRTLIVKDVRAAVALLKYLFSIIQEGNTLSGELERLMESKDLLPLKLMKLIKWSEHLLLNLPFDAAVKWSPPVSSHRVQAFTNNTYKQFWNVFIEKNLKEYRSINLNAFFQDWAFDQCLEALIEKKKVPGLLVGELLSKQHVEKLAEAIESGCLEVGQCSFFGAALLEALLQALSASSALKKLSFSMCNLWDADIKKIAQLFQQHESLEEISIKKFAFSLNGIKNLLKMCRLAPSLSVLRLEECSDEELRALVDRHGKSGLRELHLSCLSLSLQTESAIIEKFKEASTVDRFILYYRDYSARFSFERMEKCLKGSFYYRVKERGSHQIEIAKL; encoded by the coding sequence ATGATGATCGATTTTGAAAGTATCAGTTGGATTGTTCCTAAAGAGCAAGATCACCAAAGTTTGTCTGAAAGCCCTTTTTCAATGATTCCTGAGCCCATTATTCTTAAGATTTTTAAGAAGATCGGCGAGGAAAATTTAAATCGAGCGTCTTCAGTATGTCATTTGTTTCATCGGATCAGCTATGATCGAACATTGATTGTAAAAGATGTAAGAGCGGCTGTTGCACTTTTGAAGTATCTGTTTTCAATCATTCAAGAGGGAAACACTTTGTCGGGAGAACTTGAACGCTTGATGGAAAGCAAAGATTTGCTTCCTCTTAAGTTAATGAAGTTGATTAAGTGGAGCGAGCATCTTTTGTTGAATTTGCCATTTGATGCTGCCGTTAAGTGGTCGCCGCCAGTGAGCAGCCATAGAGTACAGGCTTTTACGAACAATACCTACAAACAATTTTGGAACGTTTTCATAGAGAAAAATTTAAAAGAGTATCGCTCGATTAATTTGAACGCTTTTTTTCAGGATTGGGCATTTGATCAGTGTTTGGAAGCGCTCATTGAAAAGAAAAAGGTTCCTGGATTACTTGTCGGAGAGCTTCTTTCCAAGCAGCATGTTGAAAAGTTGGCAGAGGCCATTGAATCGGGATGTTTGGAAGTGGGTCAATGCTCGTTTTTTGGAGCAGCTCTTTTAGAGGCTTTATTGCAAGCGCTTTCAGCCAGCTCCGCTTTGAAAAAACTCTCTTTTTCCATGTGCAATCTGTGGGATGCCGATATCAAAAAAATTGCGCAATTGTTTCAGCAACATGAATCATTGGAGGAAATTTCAATTAAAAAATTCGCTTTCTCTTTGAATGGAATAAAGAACTTGTTGAAGATGTGCCGCTTGGCGCCGTCTCTTTCAGTACTTAGATTGGAAGAATGTTCTGATGAAGAATTACGAGCGCTAGTTGATCGGCACGGAAAAAGTGGATTGCGGGAATTGCATCTATCTTGCTTGAGCTTATCTCTTCAAACTGAAAGTGCGATCATCGAAAAGTTTAAGGAGGCATCGACTGTGGATCGCTTTATTCTTTATTACCGCGATTATTCAGCCAGGTTTTCTTTCGAACGTATGGAGAAATGTTTGAAAGGCTCTTTTTATTATCGGGTAAAGGAAAGGGGTTCTCATCAGATAGAGATCGCAAAGCTGTGA